CTGAAAATAGCCGGATTATTGGCAGAGAAAAAGTGCTGAGTTCGGGAATTTAACAAATTCTAATGGTTTAAATGATACAGTAGAGCCGCCGGTAACCTAGCGGGTCGGCGGTAAAAACAACGCTATATAATTACGGCACCGACTCTATCTAACCGATTTCACAACGAATTCCAGCCTTAATTAAAATGCAAAACACAGCGGAATATATCTGTTCCTGTTGCGGAGAACCCAATTTAACGTTCATCGATCTCAGTGCCGGCAACCAGCAGTCCTATGTTGAGGATTGTCAAGTCTGCTGCCGGCCTAATATTCTGTATGTGCGGGTGGATGAAGAAACCTTAGATATTGAAATTGATACTGAATTTGAAGGCTAAATGAGAGAAATAAACAAAATTTAATCACTCCTTTTCTTTGAGCAACTACCCATCAGCGATTAGAGATGCTACACTTCAAACATTCCTCACTGATTGATGCGCCGGTAGAAGTGGTTTGGAGCTTTCACGAAAGACCCGATATTCTCCAACTTCTCACTCCCCCCTGGCAGCCGGTTCAAATAATCCGTCGCGAAGGCGGTTTAGATGTGGGTGCTATTTCTGAATTCCGTCTTTGGTTAGGGCCAATTCCCGTCCGCTGGGTTGCTCGTCATACGGAATGCGATAAAAACCGGCTTTTCACCGACCGGCAAATTGAAGGGCCAATGGAAAGTTGGACTCATCGGCATCATTTTATCGAGGAAAATGGAAAAACCAGATTAACGGATGCCATCGACTTCGAGTTACCAGGAGGAATGCTTGCTGAACTCGTTCTCGGATGGTGGGTGGATCTGCGACTCAAGGATATGTTTTCCTACCGGCACAAAGTCATAAAACGAGAGTGCGAAAAACAAACTTGAGTTTTCTATTCAGAGTAAAAGCATCTATTATAAGAAGTAACAAAAAAAATCCCCTGACGGTTAGGCCAAGGGATGAACAGAAAACATCAATCAGGGTGCATCTTTTGATTGTATTCCCCTAGGATCAAGGCGCATCCGGAAGATTATCAAGCAAAAAAAAAGCCCCTGGCAAGGTTGCCAGAGAGCTATCAATCAGGGTGCATCTATTATTGGTATTCCTTTCGTAGCGGGTGTATCAGGAAGATTATCAAGCAAAAAAAAGCCCCTGGCAAGGTTGCCAGAGAGCCATCAATCAGGGTGCATCTATTATTGGTATTCCTTTAGTAACAGGGTGTATCCGGAAGATTATCAAGCAAAAAAAAAGCCCCTGGCGAAGTTGCCAGAGAGCTATCAATCAGGGTGCATCTATTATTGCTATTCTTAATAGCGGTTTGAGATCCGGAAAATTCCCAGAGAAATGGCTGAAGTTGCCGGCAGTCGTGATGAGTAGAACCCTGCTGCAAATTTTAGCAAGTAATTATCGTCAAGCGAAAAAAATCGTTTCCGACAAAATAAAAGCCGGCTGTGTAAAATAAAGCTCTCTACCGCTCTCAACAATTTCCTAATCTTTGAGCGAGGTTCCATGAACCCTTCTATCAACACTCTGTCTGTGAAGAGACTGTAGCGCTCATCATAGATAACAAGCTTGGGTTGCTGTCAAAAATATACAGAAAATTTTTGTATAGTTCCCTTAAAAAAGGTATTTTACAAAAAAAATCAGTATAATTAAAAGTTATGTTTTTCGCTCAATAAGGCAGCCGAAATGGAATACGTATTAATAATTCATGAAGTTAAAGATTACGAGGCGTGGAAAAAAATCTTTGATGATGCTGCATCAATTAGAAAAGATGCAGGAGAGCAGAGTTATCATGTTTTAAAATACGAAAACAACTCCAATAAGATTGTCCACTTTTCTAAATGGATATCACTTGCTAACGCTAAAGCATTCTTTGAGTCTCCTAAATTAGTTGAAATCAGAAAGCAGGCTGGTGTTAAGGCTCCAGAATTTATTTATTTAGAGCAGTTAGAAGAAGGTGTGCTTTAAAACGAACAATTCGCTCAACTCTGGCGTGGCGTAGCCATGCCGGTGAGCTTTGTCGTTAGCCGGCTGTATAGAGTTGTCTCCATATACAACTTCCAGATGAAGTTAGTTGTTGTTTTGCAATTCACTCATGCTTTTTCAAACGGATCGTCTGCTGCTGCGCGAATTTACCGAAGCTGATTGGCCGGCTGTTTTAGCCTACCAATCCACACCGGCATATCAACGCTTTTATCCAGAAGTTGGGGGCACGGAGGCAGACGCTCGTGCCTTCGTCAATCGCTTCCTTCTGTGGCAGCAGGAAAAGCCTCAATGGAGGTATCAGTGGGCTGTTACTCTCCGGAGACAGGATACGCTGATTGGAAACTGCGGCATCCGCAAGAGCGATCCTGATGCCCTAGAAGCAGAAATTGGCTGTGAATTGGCTCCTGAACATTGGGGCCGAAATTATCCGGTTGAGATGGGTCGCTTGCTATTGCGCTTTGGCTTTACAGAACTTGGCTTGCATCGTATTTACGCACAGTGTATCGCTGAAAATAGAGGGGCGGTGTCATTGGCACAGACGCTGGGCATGAGTCAAGAAGGCCGGCTGCGAGAGAATGTGAATATCCGGGGACGGTGGCATGACACGCTGATATACAGCATTTTGGAGCAGGAATGGAAAGCGAAGGTTGAATAACTGCCGGCAGCCAACCGCAATGAGCCGGTAACTACAAATGAATGTCTGGCCAGGTATCGATGGGATCGCTAGATTTAACCAGATGCATACCGGCACTCGCAAACCGGCGAAAGGCTTCATCCGCTTGATCCGTGCAGTCAATCACGCCAGGAACAACGACTGGTGAGGTGCAATCTTCCAACAAATACACCTTTTTTGCCAAGTTGGGATCTTTCGCTTGAATTTCACCGAGCAAATCGTAAATGGTCCAAGCGACGCAGTGACTTTTCGCTTGACCGGCAATAATAACTGCATCAAATTCCAGCAGTTTTTGAATCAAGCCGGTATTCTTTCTAGCAATGGGTTGTCCGTCTGATCCCGCTAAAACTTCAGCCTGCAACACTGAATAATTCTCAGTTAAAGGATTGTCCCCTTTAATTTCAAAACGAGTTTGACTGTATCGAGCAAGATTGTGAAAAAATATCGCTTCCTCAAGTGCTGAAACTAGGGCATGACCAATACCGCCCAGCATGGAATGATAGGGCCAAATTGTCAACGGATACTTGCCGGCATCACTAAGCTGTTGGACATAGTGCAGGGCGTGTTTTTGTAGTGTTTGGTAGTTGCCGCCGACAATGCTATCTGCAACGGCTGGGTTAACTTTCCAAACACCTTTTTCAACATCTTCTAGGGTTAAAATTGTTGCCGCTGGGAGGGGGTGTTCACCGGCATGATTAATCCAAAATACGGGATGGAAAATCTGCATCGCCGTGTGCGTGTCCATCGTTGGCGCGATGGCAGTAATCACGCCTAAATTACGGTAGATAAACTCGCACAGCCGCACATTGTCATCAATCGCCCCCGTGCCAGATTTGCCGGCAACGAACAATTCAAATTCTGGAATGCAGAATGTGTTCTGCACATCGATTGCCATTAAACAAAAGCGGATTTTATCTTTGGCAGCCGGTTGAATATCGTGCAACTTTGCCCATGCTCTCGCCTGTGATGCTCGTTCTTGGTAGGGAACTCGCCACACTTGTTCCACTTTTTCATTGTCAAAGTGAGGCGGCATGGGCAATTGCGTGACGGTCTGTGTGTTCATCATTAACCTGCCACTTCAAACAGCGAATGACTGCTAGGCGTACGTTCTTTCTTTATGTTAGTGTAATTTTTACACAATGTCAATTTGTCGTTGCTTGCAGCCGTTGGCAACGGAAGGTTTAAATTTTGATGCTCGATTGAAAATTCTATGCCTTACACCTATGAATTTGCCCGGCCTAATCTCACAGTTGATTGCGTCGTTTTTGGTTTAGATGGGCAAGACTTGCTGAAAGTGATGTTAATTCAAAGACTCTTGCCTCCTTTTAAAGGGCAGTGGGCGTTGCCGGGAGGATTTGTTCGCATTGATGAATCGACAGAAGAAGCCGCCCGTCGAGAATTGCGAGAAGAAACGGGAATAGAAAAAGTATTTTTAGAGCAGTTATACACGTTTGGGGAAGTGAATCGAGACCCTCGCGAACGGGTAGTGACGGTGGCTTATTACGCGTTGGTTAATCTGGAAGAACATCGGCTTTATGCCGCAACAGATGCCGTTGATGCGGCTTGGTTTCCGTTAGCACAAATACCGGCACTGGCATTCGATCACGACAAAATTGTGCGAGTGGCGCTGGCAAGATTGAAAGCTAAAGTTCGATATGAACCGATAGGGTTTGAACTGCTACCGACAAAATTCACGCTTTCTCAATTGCAAAGGTTATATGAAACCGTTTTAGAGCAAAGTTTGGATAAGCGAAATTTTCGTAAAAAGTTTATGAATATGAATCTTTTAATAGAGCTAGATGAAACTCAAAAAGATGTTTCTCATCGCGCTGCGAAACTTTATCAGTTTGACAAAGAGAAGTATTTACAGTTAAAAAGTAAGGGATTTAATTTTGAGATTTGACGCTATTTAAAGGAGGAGTGATGCACCGGCGCGACTCATTCAATACGATCAAGCGGATGCAGTATCGGTAGGAAAAAATGCCAATTTTATCGTCAATGAAAACGTAAAGACTTTAACAATCAGTAACAAATTTGATGTTACAAAACGTTGCGCCCAGAGTCGGCAGTCTTTGACGGTTAGATTCGCTAACGAACTGTCTCAGCAGTGCCATCCCCAGTTATGCCGACAGGAGGGCTAAAACCGTAGCAACCAAGAGTGCAATAAGGTATAGTTGTCCCTGTAGCTTATTCGCCGCCGGCTCATTCACAGGAGGTTATATGCAAGCCAACGATAAAAAGTATAGATTAGTTACCCGCAGTGATTTTGATGGTCTTGTCTGTGCGGTTCTTTTAAAAGAACTCGATATGATCGATGAAATTAAATTTGTTCATCCTAAAGATATGCAGGATGGAAAAATTGAAATTACGAGTAGTGATATTACCACCAACTTGCCTTATGTAGAAGGTGCGTATTTGTCTTTCGATCACCATCTCAGCGAAACTATCAGAAATCAAGACAAAAAAGAAAACTATATTATTGATGCCCAAGCCCCTTCAGCCGCACGGGTTGTGTATAACTATTTTGGAGGTAAAGAAAAATTTCCCCAAATTGCAGAAGATATGATGGATGCGGTGGATAAATCTGATTCAGCGCAATTTTTTAGGAATGAAGTTTTAAATCCGAAAGGTTGGGTACTTTTAAGCTTTTTGATGGATGCCCGAACAGGTTTAGGAAGATTTAAAGATTTTAGAATATCCAACTATCAATTGATGATGGAATTGATTGATTATTGCAAAAATCACCCCATTGATGAAATTTTAGAACTGCCGGATGTACAAGATCGATTCAGTTTGTATTTTGAACAAGAAGAAAAGTTTAAAGATCAAATTGAAAAATGCTCAAAAGTTTACGGAAACTTAGTGGTTTTAGATTTGAGAGATGAGGAAATCATTTACGCCGGCAACCGATTTATGATTTATGCCCTGTTCCCAGATTGCAACATATCAACACACGTTCTCTGGGGACTGAAAAAGCAAAATACTGTGTTTGCCGTTGGCAAATCAATTTTTAAACGAACTTCAAACACGAACGTCGGAGAATTAATGTTGAAATACGGGGGCGGAGGCCATGAAAATGCCGGCACCTGCCAGATTGATAATGATAAAGCTGAAAAAGTTTTAAAAGAGTTAATTGCTCAAATTAATTCAGATGGTTAATTTGAAGCAGGAAGGGTAGGGTTTCACGCCTTCTAATGATGTGGCCTAACCCTTCCTCTCTTACTCGCAAATTGCATTGATCCGGCTTTGCTGAACTGGGGTAAGCCGGTTGTAGACCTGCTTGATCTCCACATCCGTGTAATCTACAATGAGCGCGTGGAGTTCTGTGATGGTCTTAGCAGCGAGCATCCTGGCTTTTAAAGTCTCTAAACTGGTGAGTGCCGGCAGTTGATGGAGAGGCTGGGGAACAAGGGAAATAGACTGTTGAATCATGCTGGCACTCGAAGAAATAGCGTTGAACAAATAACAGAAGCTTACGCTAACCAATAAGTCGGCGCAGAAAAGCTATTGTAGCAAATCATGAAGAATGGTGGGTATGGCTTGGGCCGGCACAGCCTTTTTCAGGGTGCAGTTTTATGAGATAGAGCTGATTGGTAAAGAAAATCTCAACAGCATCCGATCTCGCTAGCATCGGGTTTAAGGTTTCAAATTGCTCTCAAGAAAAATCGTAACCGAATCGGATGTTGTCTTTCTCGATGCCGTCGAGTACAACTTGGAGTCCACCCATCCGAATCATCCATTCAAGACGATGATCGCGGTACTCGCGTTTAAGTAGACCCTGCTCTAAAAAGCTCGAAAATTGCTCCAAGCCGGCAATAGACTCATTTGCTTCTTGAAGCGTTTCAGCAACGCTGGGACGTACCTTGACGCGCTCAAACCAATTGGCGAGTGGGGACCCGGCTGCCGGTGCTATCCCGAATGCGACGAATGACGTGTTGATAGAGGGAACAACACAAAGGTCACTCCAGCCAAAACCGTCGCCGTTGAACCATTCGCGATCGCCAAGCTGCTTGGTTAGCCATTGCCAGCACCTTTCGGCCTGTTGTTTGGCATTCCCAACAATTGTTTCAGCCAGTTCACCCTTTGCGCGACCGAAAAAGTTAATTTCAACCAGTCCCCAGTTAATCGGCTCGTAATAAGTGTCCATAACTTCTTCAATCATACGGACGCGAGCGCGATCTGTGGGATTGCTGGGTAGCAGTGGGGGTGAAGACCATTTATCTTCAATGTACTCAAGAATGATTGTCGAGTCGAAAATTTTGGCATCGCCGTCAATGAAGGCCGGCATCTCCCTACGAGGATTGGCTTCTACGAACTCGCTGCCTCCAAATCCACCTCCACTCAAGTCAGGTGTCTTGGACTCAAACTCAATCCCCTTTTCGCGTAAGGCAATTTTGATTTTCTGTGCATAGGGGGATAGCGGGTGTTCATAGAGGATCGTCATTGAGCAAATACTCCTTGAAATTATTTTTAACAGTGTATGATAGACGTTAAGGCAAAGGATAAATCGTCGTTGTAAGAGAAAGTAGCGATGGGTGAATTTACAGCAGTTGATGTGGTGCCCTTAGGGCTGACTCTGTTAGCTACAATTGGGTTTTTAATACTCGGATGGCAAGCTTTGCAAGCTTTGAAAAAATAAATTAACAATGCCGGCTCCTCCAACAAGAAATCAAAAGTAAGGCTGAGTTTGTCAACAGGCGCAAACTAAAGTGTTTGTCTTTAATGCCGGCAGCTATTTTTTCAATTAATAAAATTTCACGAATTAACAGATTCTAATGTCAGCACCCCAGCCGGCATATCTGCGACTAAGCGGCGAGTTTTTAACCACTGACGACCGATTAAAAATTCTGGAATGCCGGCACCCACATTGACAGGAATATCAAACTCCTGTCCATCTATTCGCACTTTTCCTAAATAGATATCAAAATCTACATCTCCCTGTGCTGTTCGCATCGTTTGCGGCGCAATATAAATCCAACCAAGCTCCTCTAAATCCTGCTCGTTCATCGCTAACCAGCCTGAAAAACCTGTATCTAACAACGCATCAACTGACACTTCCAAGCCATTAGCAGCAATCAACTCAATTTCAAAAAATAGCTCATCATCATCGGTAAACCTGCCCTCGATCATATCGTGCCACACACCCCTGTCTGATTA
The Microcoleus sp. FACHB-672 DNA segment above includes these coding regions:
- a CDS encoding CPXCG motif-containing cysteine-rich protein — its product is MQNTAEYICSCCGEPNLTFIDLSAGNQQSYVEDCQVCCRPNILYVRVDEETLDIEIDTEFEG
- a CDS encoding SRPBCC family protein, yielding MLHFKHSSLIDAPVEVVWSFHERPDILQLLTPPWQPVQIIRREGGLDVGAISEFRLWLGPIPVRWVARHTECDKNRLFTDRQIEGPMESWTHRHHFIEENGKTRLTDAIDFELPGGMLAELVLGWWVDLRLKDMFSYRHKVIKRECEKQT
- a CDS encoding antibiotic biosynthesis monooxygenase — protein: MEYVLIIHEVKDYEAWKKIFDDAASIRKDAGEQSYHVLKYENNSNKIVHFSKWISLANAKAFFESPKLVEIRKQAGVKAPEFIYLEQLEEGVL
- a CDS encoding GNAT family N-acetyltransferase codes for the protein MLFQTDRLLLREFTEADWPAVLAYQSTPAYQRFYPEVGGTEADARAFVNRFLLWQQEKPQWRYQWAVTLRRQDTLIGNCGIRKSDPDALEAEIGCELAPEHWGRNYPVEMGRLLLRFGFTELGLHRIYAQCIAENRGAVSLAQTLGMSQEGRLRENVNIRGRWHDTLIYSILEQEWKAKVE
- a CDS encoding isochorismatase, which gives rise to MNTQTVTQLPMPPHFDNEKVEQVWRVPYQERASQARAWAKLHDIQPAAKDKIRFCLMAIDVQNTFCIPEFELFVAGKSGTGAIDDNVRLCEFIYRNLGVITAIAPTMDTHTAMQIFHPVFWINHAGEHPLPAATILTLEDVEKGVWKVNPAVADSIVGGNYQTLQKHALHYVQQLSDAGKYPLTIWPYHSMLGGIGHALVSALEEAIFFHNLARYSQTRFEIKGDNPLTENYSVLQAEVLAGSDGQPIARKNTGLIQKLLEFDAVIIAGQAKSHCVAWTIYDLLGEIQAKDPNLAKKVYLLEDCTSPVVVPGVIDCTDQADEAFRRFASAGMHLVKSSDPIDTWPDIHL
- a CDS encoding NUDIX hydrolase, coding for MPYTYEFARPNLTVDCVVFGLDGQDLLKVMLIQRLLPPFKGQWALPGGFVRIDESTEEAARRELREETGIEKVFLEQLYTFGEVNRDPRERVVTVAYYALVNLEEHRLYAATDAVDAAWFPLAQIPALAFDHDKIVRVALARLKAKVRYEPIGFELLPTKFTLSQLQRLYETVLEQSLDKRNFRKKFMNMNLLIELDETQKDVSHRAAKLYQFDKEKYLQLKSKGFNFEI
- a CDS encoding exopolyphosphatase; translation: MQANDKKYRLVTRSDFDGLVCAVLLKELDMIDEIKFVHPKDMQDGKIEITSSDITTNLPYVEGAYLSFDHHLSETIRNQDKKENYIIDAQAPSAARVVYNYFGGKEKFPQIAEDMMDAVDKSDSAQFFRNEVLNPKGWVLLSFLMDARTGLGRFKDFRISNYQLMMELIDYCKNHPIDEILELPDVQDRFSLYFEQEEKFKDQIEKCSKVYGNLVVLDLRDEEIIYAGNRFMIYALFPDCNISTHVLWGLKKQNTVFAVGKSIFKRTSNTNVGELMLKYGGGGHENAGTCQIDNDKAEKVLKELIAQINSDG
- a CDS encoding glutathione S-transferase family protein, which produces MTILYEHPLSPYAQKIKIALREKGIEFESKTPDLSGGGFGGSEFVEANPRREMPAFIDGDAKIFDSTIILEYIEDKWSSPPLLPSNPTDRARVRMIEEVMDTYYEPINWGLVEINFFGRAKGELAETIVGNAKQQAERCWQWLTKQLGDREWFNGDGFGWSDLCVVPSINTSFVAFGIAPAAGSPLANWFERVKVRPSVAETLQEANESIAGLEQFSSFLEQGLLKREYRDHRLEWMIRMGGLQVVLDGIEKDNIRFGYDFS
- a CDS encoding aspartyl protease; translated protein: MIEGRFTDDDELFFEIELIAANGLEVSVDALLDTGFSGWLAMNEQDLEELGWIYIAPQTMRTAQGDVDFDIYLGKVRIDGQEFDIPVNVGAGIPEFLIGRQWLKTRRLVADMPAGVLTLESVNS